The following coding sequences lie in one Metallumcola ferriviriculae genomic window:
- a CDS encoding short-chain fatty acid transporter, producing the protein MLASLGAFFTKIVRKYLPDAFVFAIGLTVLTFILGIIINHQTPMQMLNHWGGGLWNLLTFSMQVSLTLVTGFILAHTAPVQKILKGAASRVTTPSGAIMAAALIASIASWLSWGFGLIVGALIARELAKNVKGVHYPLLVAAAYSGFVVWHAGLSASASLAVATPGHFLEETMGIIPVTETMFALPNLVALILIVVTLPFLFKMMMPKDPNDIMEFNPEEAAAAEVVTETTAIGESTPAQALENSRIGSFVLGLMMIVYLVYYFTQNGGLTALNLNVINLAFFALGILFVKSPKEYVDMAVAAGKNVANIIIQYPLYAGIMGMMVGSGLAATMTGWLVSIANVHTLPVFGFLSAGLVNLFVPSGGGQWAVQGPIMVPAAQQLGVDVAKVVQTVAWGDAWTNMIQPFWAIPLLGIAGLSIRDIMGYCAVTLIWTGIIISAVYMIF; encoded by the coding sequence ATGTTAGCATCATTAGGAGCGTTTTTTACAAAGATAGTACGAAAGTATTTACCCGATGCATTTGTATTTGCAATTGGATTGACTGTGCTTACTTTTATTCTAGGAATTATTATCAATCATCAGACACCCATGCAGATGTTAAATCACTGGGGAGGAGGACTATGGAACCTATTAACCTTCTCCATGCAGGTTTCCTTGACCTTGGTTACCGGTTTTATCTTGGCACATACGGCTCCGGTACAGAAGATATTGAAAGGCGCTGCCAGTAGAGTAACCACACCCTCAGGTGCCATTATGGCAGCAGCATTAATTGCTTCTATTGCGTCTTGGCTTTCCTGGGGTTTTGGCCTGATTGTCGGCGCGCTGATTGCCAGAGAATTAGCCAAGAACGTTAAGGGCGTTCACTACCCGTTATTGGTGGCTGCTGCTTACTCCGGTTTTGTAGTCTGGCATGCAGGTTTATCCGCATCCGCATCGCTGGCAGTTGCTACTCCGGGGCATTTTCTTGAAGAAACCATGGGGATTATCCCCGTCACCGAGACAATGTTTGCCCTGCCCAACTTAGTAGCACTCATTTTAATTGTAGTAACCCTGCCATTCTTGTTTAAAATGATGATGCCGAAAGATCCGAACGATATCATGGAGTTCAATCCCGAGGAAGCAGCCGCTGCTGAGGTCGTTACCGAAACCACGGCTATAGGGGAAAGCACTCCGGCCCAAGCATTAGAAAACAGCAGAATAGGATCCTTTGTCTTGGGATTAATGATGATTGTTTACCTGGTATATTACTTTACTCAAAACGGTGGTTTAACTGCACTGAACTTAAATGTGATTAACTTAGCCTTCTTTGCCCTAGGAATTTTATTTGTAAAATCACCCAAGGAGTATGTGGATATGGCTGTGGCAGCGGGTAAAAACGTTGCCAACATCATCATTCAATACCCACTTTATGCAGGTATTATGGGTATGATGGTCGGTTCGGGACTGGCAGCCACCATGACCGGATGGCTCGTATCGATTGCCAATGTTCACACCTTACCTGTTTTCGGTTTCTTATCAGCCGGTCTAGTGAACTTGTTTGTACCTTCCGGCGGCGGTCAGTGGGCGGTCCAAGGACCCATTATGGTACCTGCAGCTCAGCAGCTCGGGGTCGACGTGGCTAAAGTTGTCCAGACAGTAGCCTGGGGCGATGCCTGGACCAATATGATCCAACCCTTCTGGGCTATCCCCTTACTTGGTATTGCCGGGTTAAGTATCCGTGACATCATGGGCTACTGCGCCGTGACCCTAATCTGGACAGGTATTATAATCAGTGCTGTTTATATGATATTCTAA
- a CDS encoding acetyl-CoA hydrolase/transferase family protein: MLNWKETYQSRLLAAKDAVKQIKSGDHVVLQHACGEPRTLIEAMVERKDLRNVAVSHMAAIGPGEYAQEGFEENFRHNAFFAGAATRKAIHDGRADYTSCFFHELPRAYREHVPPDIALIQVSPPNKWGYCSLGISVDYTKHVAEVADVVIAQVNEKMPKTFGDSFIHVKDIDYFVESTRDLIEIPIPTIGEVEQAIGENVARLIEDGSTLQLGIGAIPDAVLNFLHDKKDLGIHTEMFSDGVIDLVEKGIINGKAKNLHQGKIICSFVMGTSKLYDFVDDNPGVEFYTVDYTNDPYVIGKHDKMISINSAIQVDMLGQVCADTIGYKQYSAVGGQVDFVRGTSRSRGGKAIIAMPSTAGGGKYSRIVNLLDEGAAVTTSRYDVQFVVTEYGVADLRVRTNRQRAEELIKVAHPNFRSELKAAARQRKLF; this comes from the coding sequence TTGTTAAATTGGAAAGAAACATATCAGAGCAGGCTGCTTGCAGCAAAAGACGCCGTAAAACAGATCAAATCCGGTGACCATGTGGTACTGCAGCATGCCTGTGGTGAACCAAGAACCTTAATAGAAGCTATGGTGGAAAGAAAAGACTTAAGAAATGTGGCCGTATCCCATATGGCTGCTATTGGTCCGGGGGAATATGCCCAAGAAGGTTTCGAAGAAAATTTTAGGCACAACGCCTTTTTTGCCGGTGCGGCTACGCGAAAGGCCATTCATGACGGCCGGGCAGACTATACTTCATGTTTTTTTCATGAGCTGCCCAGGGCATATCGGGAGCATGTTCCCCCTGATATTGCTCTCATTCAAGTATCACCGCCCAACAAATGGGGGTACTGTTCCTTAGGTATTTCAGTTGATTACACCAAACATGTAGCGGAAGTTGCTGACGTGGTAATCGCCCAGGTTAATGAAAAAATGCCCAAGACATTCGGTGATTCCTTTATCCACGTAAAGGACATTGATTATTTTGTGGAAAGCACGCGGGATTTGATTGAAATTCCGATACCAACTATTGGTGAAGTGGAACAGGCTATTGGTGAAAATGTAGCCCGCCTAATAGAAGACGGCTCGACGCTGCAGTTAGGCATCGGTGCTATCCCCGACGCAGTGCTCAATTTTCTTCACGATAAAAAGGATTTAGGTATTCATACTGAAATGTTCTCCGACGGGGTAATCGATTTGGTAGAAAAAGGGATAATCAATGGAAAAGCGAAGAATTTACACCAAGGGAAAATTATCTGTTCCTTTGTAATGGGGACTAGTAAACTCTATGATTTTGTAGATGATAACCCCGGCGTGGAGTTTTATACTGTGGACTATACCAATGACCCTTACGTGATTGGTAAACACGATAAGATGATTTCTATTAACTCGGCCATTCAGGTAGATATGCTGGGGCAGGTTTGTGCCGATACCATCGGCTATAAACAATACAGTGCCGTGGGCGGTCAGGTGGACTTTGTCCGGGGAACCTCTCGTTCCAGGGGCGGCAAAGCTATCATCGCTATGCCCTCCACTGCGGGCGGGGGTAAATATTCCCGGATAGTTAACCTACTGGACGAAGGCGCCGCAGTGACCACATCCAGGTATGACGTGCAATTTGTGGTTACCGAATACGGTGTTGCCGACTTGAGAGTGAGGACTAACAGACAGCGGGCTGAAGAGCTTATCAAGGTAGCTCATCCAAATTTCCGTTCTGAGCTCAAGGCTGCTGCCAGGCAGAGAAAACTATTCTAA
- a CDS encoding SDR family NAD(P)-dependent oxidoreductase, translated as MNFPSMDVKGKVAVVTGSSKGIGFGMAQGLAYYGADLVIVSRNIDEAAAAAESIKEFGGKAIALKCDVTKKADIKNMVDTTLKEFGKIDILINNAGMNIRKPLVEYEEEEYDKVIATNLKGIFLVGQAVARVMMEQKSGKIINISSIFGGVAMANQAAYASSKGGINQLTRVMAVELAPFNVNVNAIAPAYIKTPMTQGWLSDEERLKEILGSTPMGRTGELSDLVGPAVFLSSEASSFITGHILYVDGGWLAK; from the coding sequence ATGAATTTTCCCAGTATGGACGTAAAAGGTAAAGTAGCCGTCGTCACCGGGAGCAGTAAAGGTATTGGTTTTGGCATGGCTCAGGGTTTGGCCTATTACGGGGCTGACCTCGTGATCGTCAGCCGAAACATTGATGAGGCCGCTGCTGCAGCGGAAAGTATTAAGGAATTTGGTGGAAAGGCCATAGCGCTCAAATGCGATGTGACCAAAAAAGCAGATATTAAAAACATGGTAGATACCACGTTGAAAGAGTTCGGGAAAATTGACATCTTGATTAACAACGCCGGCATGAACATCAGAAAGCCGCTGGTGGAATACGAGGAAGAAGAGTATGACAAAGTGATTGCCACTAACTTAAAAGGCATATTCCTGGTGGGCCAGGCGGTAGCCAGAGTAATGATGGAACAAAAGAGCGGAAAAATCATCAACATTTCTTCCATCTTCGGCGGTGTAGCGATGGCGAACCAGGCGGCATATGCATCGAGTAAGGGCGGCATTAATCAATTGACCCGGGTGATGGCTGTAGAACTGGCTCCTTTCAACGTCAACGTTAATGCCATTGCCCCGGCATATATCAAAACTCCTATGACCCAGGGCTGGCTTTCAGACGAGGAAAGACTGAAGGAGATTTTGGGCAGCACACCGATGGGACGTACCGGGGAACTTTCAGACCTAGTGGGCCCGGCGGTATTCCTATCATCAGAAGCATCCAGCTTTATCACCGGCCACATTCTGTACGTGGACGGCGGTTGGCTGGCCAAATAA
- a CDS encoding 3-hydroxybutyryl-CoA dehydrogenase, translating into MKKVMVLGAGTMGSGIAQVVAAAGNEVVLRDISQEFVDGGLGRIDKNLARAVKKGKLTPEQKDEITGRIKGSTELQDAADADLVIEAIVENMSIKSKVFGELDGIVPDSCILASNTSALSISQLAAATKNAARVIGMHFFNPVPVMQLVEVIKGAKTSEGTYQAVTAFVDSINKKAVTVNEAPGFVVNRLLVPLINEAVFMLSEGVSTAAEIDEAMKLGANHPIGPLALADMIGLDVCLAVMETLHQEFGEDKYRPAPLLRKKVRAGELGKKTGGGFYS; encoded by the coding sequence ATGAAAAAAGTAATGGTTTTAGGGGCTGGTACAATGGGTTCCGGTATCGCCCAAGTGGTTGCTGCTGCTGGAAATGAGGTTGTCCTTAGGGATATTTCTCAGGAATTTGTAGACGGCGGTTTAGGTAGAATTGATAAAAACCTGGCCAGAGCAGTAAAAAAGGGTAAACTCACCCCCGAGCAAAAAGATGAAATTACGGGGAGAATTAAAGGAAGTACGGAATTACAAGATGCAGCTGATGCAGACCTGGTTATTGAAGCGATTGTAGAGAATATGTCCATCAAAAGCAAGGTGTTCGGCGAGCTTGACGGTATCGTGCCGGACAGCTGTATCCTAGCTTCTAATACCTCTGCTCTAAGCATCAGTCAGTTGGCCGCGGCCACTAAAAATGCCGCAAGAGTTATCGGTATGCACTTCTTTAATCCTGTGCCGGTAATGCAGCTGGTGGAAGTCATCAAAGGGGCTAAGACCTCTGAGGGAACCTATCAAGCCGTCACCGCTTTTGTGGATAGCATCAACAAAAAGGCAGTGACAGTTAATGAAGCACCGGGATTTGTGGTTAACCGGCTGTTGGTACCATTGATTAATGAAGCAGTGTTTATGCTGAGCGAAGGCGTTTCCACAGCGGCTGAAATTGATGAAGCGATGAAACTTGGGGCTAACCATCCCATTGGGCCTTTGGCACTGGCAGATATGATAGGTTTAGATGTCTGTCTGGCAGTGATGGAAACCCTGCATCAGGAATTCGGTGAAGACAAATATCGCCCTGCACCGTTACTGCGTAAAAAGGTTCGGGCCGGCGAATTGGGCAAAAAAACAGGCGGCGGCTTTTATAGCTAG
- a CDS encoding 4-hydroxyphenylacetate 3-hydroxylase family protein: protein MALKTGKDYVESLKKLNTEIWAFGERIEDFTEHALLKPHINAAAVTYEMAHDPQFEDLVTATSHLTGEKISRFTHIHQSAEDLVKKVKMLRMIAQRTGTCFQRCVGFDGLNAMYSTTYEMDEALGTNYHERFKEHLKYLQENDLMSAGSMTDPKGDRSKKPSQQSDPDMYVRVVEKNDKGIIIRGAKAHQTGIINSHEMLIMPTVALSEEDKDYAVACAIPVDAEGVKHIFGRQSNDMRRLEGDIDCGNAKYGIVGGEALTVLEDVFVPWEKVFMCGESQFAGMLVERFASYHRQNYGGCKTGVSDIIIGATALAADYNGVAKASHVKDKVIEMIHLAETLYGGSIACSSEGRPTSSGSYFVDPLLANVVKQNVTRFIYEICRLSHDVAGGYIATIPSEQDLKHPEIGKYVEKYFKARDGVSTENRIRIGRLIENMTGGTALVESMHGAGSPQAQRVMLLRQGNLKHKTELAKNLAGIKE, encoded by the coding sequence ATGGCTCTAAAAACAGGTAAAGATTATGTAGAAAGCTTAAAAAAGTTAAATACGGAAATATGGGCTTTTGGGGAAAGAATCGAAGATTTCACAGAACACGCATTGCTTAAGCCACATATCAATGCTGCAGCCGTGACTTATGAAATGGCCCATGATCCTCAATTTGAGGACTTAGTAACCGCGACTTCGCATTTGACAGGTGAGAAAATAAGTCGCTTCACCCATATCCACCAAAGTGCTGAAGACCTGGTGAAAAAGGTAAAGATGTTAAGGATGATTGCCCAGCGTACCGGTACTTGTTTTCAGCGGTGTGTAGGATTTGACGGTCTAAATGCCATGTACTCTACAACCTATGAAATGGATGAAGCACTGGGCACCAATTACCATGAAAGATTTAAAGAACATCTAAAATATTTACAGGAAAACGATTTAATGTCAGCCGGATCTATGACAGATCCCAAAGGAGATAGAAGCAAAAAGCCAAGCCAACAGTCAGATCCTGATATGTATGTGCGCGTGGTTGAAAAGAATGATAAGGGAATCATTATCCGCGGTGCAAAGGCGCATCAGACCGGCATTATAAACTCCCATGAAATGTTGATCATGCCCACTGTGGCGTTAAGTGAAGAAGATAAAGACTATGCTGTGGCCTGTGCCATACCTGTAGATGCTGAAGGTGTTAAGCATATTTTCGGCCGGCAGTCGAATGATATGCGGCGGCTAGAAGGTGACATTGACTGCGGTAACGCAAAATATGGCATTGTCGGCGGCGAAGCATTGACAGTATTAGAAGATGTCTTTGTTCCCTGGGAGAAAGTATTTATGTGCGGCGAAAGCCAGTTTGCCGGCATGCTGGTAGAACGGTTTGCCTCCTATCACCGGCAGAATTACGGCGGTTGTAAAACCGGGGTGAGCGATATAATTATCGGTGCTACCGCTTTAGCAGCGGACTATAATGGTGTGGCCAAGGCTTCTCACGTGAAGGATAAAGTGATCGAGATGATTCATCTCGCTGAAACCCTTTATGGCGGCTCCATTGCCTGTTCGTCAGAAGGAAGGCCTACTTCTTCAGGTTCTTATTTTGTTGATCCCTTATTGGCCAACGTGGTCAAGCAAAATGTAACCCGGTTTATTTATGAAATTTGTAGATTATCTCATGACGTTGCCGGCGGCTATATCGCGACTATACCTTCCGAACAAGACCTGAAGCATCCCGAGATTGGCAAGTATGTAGAGAAATATTTTAAAGCAAGAGACGGTGTTTCCACTGAGAATAGAATTCGCATCGGCCGTTTGATTGAGAATATGACCGGCGGTACCGCTCTGGTGGAAAGCATGCATGGTGCCGGTTCACCTCAGGCTCAGAGAGTAATGCTTCTCAGACAAGGTAATCTCAAGCATAAAACCGAGTTAGCGAAAAACTTGGCCGGCATCAAAGAATAG
- a CDS encoding sigma 54-interacting transcriptional regulator, with the protein MWEKASDIMTKDFVSIKMGTGVYEAAELFSTHSEMESIPVVDEEYKLKGFFTKNVLCKLVAEKKDINTQVKSLMTTDFTAVREETSIKELLNINTGQLAVTGENANLVGIISRTDLMLVFRKKAQAMLARLQTIIDSTYNGIIAIDNQNRIILMNKAAAQFTGWSIADAIDADIEQVVPETGLPEVIKTEQPVFGTKMNINGYKVVSNRSPIYEEDRIMGAVGVFQDISALETISQELEHTQTLNKQLDAIIDSCHDAIVVSDAQGKLEKISKSYERISGLDRDTILGKNMAELEEEGIVSQSSSLLVLQQKKPVTILQKLKTGREMFLTGTPVFDDNNNIIKVVSTGRDLTELNNLRTELERTKELSNKYYHELKQLREQLGEQKQIIFSSEKMQNIVQLSLKIAKVDSTILILGESGVGKELIARIIHSSSKRKDNAFITINCGAIPEHLLESELFGYEEGAFTGARKGGKAGLFEEAHKGSIFLDEIGDLPLSLQVKLLRVLQEGEITRVGGIRPRKIDVRIIAATNAQLEKLVAEKEFREDLYYRLNVVPIEVPALRERKEDIIPLTFHFLKKFNAKYSLNKTMSPEVLDQLITYEWPGNVRELENIVERMVVTSNEDKIFYDSLPALLRSGGHTDEGPISIAKIMPLRDAIQMVEKILIDRALKEYGSTRKAASALGINQSTVVRKKNND; encoded by the coding sequence GTGTGGGAAAAAGCATCAGACATCATGACTAAAGATTTTGTCAGCATTAAAATGGGTACCGGTGTGTATGAAGCCGCTGAGCTTTTCTCCACGCATTCAGAAATGGAAAGCATCCCCGTAGTTGATGAAGAGTACAAGCTCAAGGGCTTTTTTACCAAAAATGTTTTATGCAAACTTGTGGCTGAAAAAAAAGATATAAACACGCAAGTGAAAAGCCTGATGACCACTGATTTTACCGCCGTTAGAGAAGAAACCTCGATTAAAGAGCTTCTCAATATTAATACCGGCCAGCTAGCGGTCACCGGGGAAAACGCCAACCTAGTCGGTATCATTTCCAGGACCGACTTGATGCTGGTATTTAGAAAAAAGGCCCAGGCCATGTTGGCACGGCTGCAGACTATCATAGATTCCACGTATAACGGAATTATAGCCATTGACAATCAAAACCGTATTATCCTCATGAATAAAGCCGCCGCGCAATTTACCGGCTGGAGTATTGCTGACGCGATTGATGCGGATATTGAACAGGTGGTGCCGGAAACCGGCCTGCCCGAAGTAATTAAGACCGAACAACCCGTCTTCGGGACAAAGATGAATATAAACGGTTATAAAGTAGTGTCAAACCGAAGTCCCATCTACGAAGAAGACCGGATTATGGGCGCTGTGGGAGTATTTCAGGATATTTCCGCATTGGAAACTATATCCCAAGAACTGGAGCATACTCAGACTCTAAACAAGCAGCTTGATGCCATTATTGACTCCTGTCATGATGCCATTGTGGTGTCAGATGCCCAGGGCAAGCTAGAGAAAATCAGTAAGTCGTACGAAAGAATTTCCGGACTTGATCGAGATACCATCCTGGGCAAGAATATGGCTGAACTTGAGGAGGAAGGGATCGTATCCCAGTCATCAAGCTTACTGGTACTGCAGCAAAAAAAACCGGTGACAATTCTCCAAAAGTTAAAGACCGGCAGAGAGATGTTTCTCACTGGAACGCCGGTATTTGATGATAACAATAATATCATTAAAGTAGTATCCACCGGGCGGGATCTGACAGAGCTCAACAACTTAAGGACAGAGTTGGAGCGCACCAAAGAATTGAGTAATAAGTACTATCATGAACTCAAGCAGCTGCGGGAACAGTTGGGAGAACAAAAACAAATAATTTTCTCCAGCGAAAAAATGCAGAATATTGTACAGCTTTCGTTAAAAATCGCTAAAGTTGATTCCACCATATTAATACTGGGCGAGTCAGGTGTTGGCAAGGAATTGATAGCCCGGATAATTCATTCAAGCAGTAAGCGTAAGGATAATGCCTTTATCACCATAAACTGTGGTGCTATTCCGGAGCATTTATTGGAATCCGAACTTTTCGGCTATGAAGAAGGTGCCTTTACCGGCGCTAGAAAAGGTGGCAAAGCAGGGTTGTTTGAAGAAGCTCACAAAGGAAGTATTTTTCTCGATGAGATTGGTGATCTGCCCCTTAGCTTACAGGTTAAACTTTTAAGGGTACTTCAAGAAGGAGAAATTACCCGAGTAGGAGGCATCAGGCCGCGAAAGATTGACGTAAGAATTATTGCCGCCACCAATGCCCAACTGGAAAAACTGGTGGCTGAAAAAGAATTCAGGGAAGATTTGTACTATCGGCTGAATGTAGTGCCCATCGAGGTACCGGCACTGCGTGAACGCAAAGAGGACATCATACCCCTCACCTTTCATTTCCTGAAAAAGTTTAATGCCAAGTACTCACTGAATAAGACAATGTCACCGGAAGTATTAGACCAACTGATAACTTACGAGTGGCCCGGTAATGTCCGTGAGTTGGAAAACATTGTAGAAAGAATGGTAGTTACGTCTAACGAGGATAAGATTTTCTACGACAGTTTGCCCGCTTTGCTGCGCAGCGGTGGACATACTGATGAGGGGCCGATCAGTATTGCTAAAATAATGCCTTTAAGAGATGCCATTCAAATGGTGGAAAAAATCCTTATTGACCGAGCGCTAAAGGAATACGGCAGCACCAGAAAAGCGGCCAGTGCATTGGGTATTAACCAATCCACCGTGGTAAGAAAGAAAAATAATGACTAA
- a CDS encoding thiolase family protein translates to MKNVVIVSGVRTAIGSYGKSLKAVAPSDLAALVIKESISRAGIDGGELDQVIMGNVIQSIGDASNPARTAALKAGVPVEVPAYTLNRLCGSGLQAINSAYEAIVSGAADAVLAAGMESMSNAPYLLEQARWGYRMGDAKSRDGVIAALTDSNYLVHMGVTAENLAEKYDISREEQDEFALLSQQRAVAAIESGEFTEQIVPVEIPARKGETIRFDTDEHPRKEASLEGLAKLKTVFKKDGTVTAGNASGINDAAAAMILMTEERAKELGLKPLASIKGYATAGVDPLYMGFGPVPATQKVLARTGLTLKDIDLIELNEAFAAQYLACEKALKLDRDKVNIQGGAIAMGHPLGATGVILLIKLIYQMIEKESKYGLATACIGGGQGIATLIER, encoded by the coding sequence ATGAAGAATGTAGTTATTGTCAGCGGTGTAAGAACCGCAATCGGTTCTTACGGCAAATCTCTTAAAGCTGTGGCGCCCTCAGATCTGGCTGCCTTAGTAATCAAAGAAAGCATTAGCAGAGCTGGTATTGACGGCGGTGAGCTTGACCAGGTTATTATGGGTAACGTCATACAATCCATCGGTGATGCCTCGAACCCCGCCAGAACTGCCGCACTGAAAGCAGGCGTACCTGTGGAAGTACCTGCCTATACCCTTAACCGTCTTTGCGGGTCCGGCCTGCAGGCGATAAATTCCGCCTATGAGGCCATAGTTTCCGGTGCAGCGGATGCTGTCCTTGCCGCGGGGATGGAAAGTATGAGTAACGCCCCATACCTCTTGGAGCAGGCCCGTTGGGGCTACAGGATGGGAGATGCAAAAAGCAGGGATGGTGTGATAGCAGCCTTGACCGACTCTAATTATCTGGTGCACATGGGTGTGACCGCCGAAAACCTGGCGGAAAAATATGATATTTCTCGCGAAGAACAGGATGAATTCGCCCTGCTCAGTCAGCAAAGAGCTGTGGCGGCCATCGAAAGTGGAGAATTTACAGAGCAGATAGTGCCCGTGGAAATCCCGGCACGTAAGGGAGAAACCATTCGATTTGATACCGATGAACATCCGCGAAAGGAAGCCAGCCTTGAGGGATTGGCAAAGCTGAAGACGGTTTTCAAAAAAGACGGCACCGTTACAGCGGGCAATGCATCCGGTATTAACGATGCCGCGGCAGCCATGATCCTTATGACTGAGGAAAGGGCCAAGGAATTAGGGCTGAAACCACTGGCTAGCATCAAGGGCTACGCCACCGCCGGGGTTGATCCCCTGTACATGGGATTTGGTCCGGTGCCCGCCACACAAAAAGTGCTGGCAAGGACCGGGCTTACGCTTAAGGACATTGATTTAATTGAGTTAAACGAAGCCTTTGCCGCCCAGTATCTGGCATGTGAAAAAGCCCTGAAACTTGACCGGGACAAAGTCAACATCCAGGGCGGGGCCATTGCTATGGGGCATCCTTTAGGAGCTACCGGTGTCATTCTTCTTATTAAATTGATCTACCAGATGATAGAGAAAGAATCTAAGTACGGCCTAGCGACAGCCTGCATCGGCGGCGGACAGGGAATAGCAACCCTGATTGAAAGGTAG
- a CDS encoding MFS transporter: MEAKVKQIDISSVIFLFLGMFITVWANTSIKIMLPDIMTEYSVQINWLSWVNNAYSLPYAVLMPFAGKIGDVFGAKRFFLIGMLVLSIGAGLCVVDSAFWMVLAGRLMQGIGAAFVYTNGLILLLETTPEQRRGSVLGWWSSFIMAGAVAGPVFAGFLLEVISWHTVFLVVLFLALANFAGAIFKVKEKTHLSSSRSFDFSGAVTLISGISLLLLALTMGPDWGWFNPFVIAMDVSGILLLYIFYLVEKNVDSPMVSLHLFREKHFSAAMVAGFINNFTVIGTIFVMPIFLQLVRGFRPSEVALVLAPVAFAAAVVGPFGGWISDRLGFFPPIGFGMLLRGLSFLMLSWLSPVSGFIFMLITLFINGVGLGFTASPTLNAAVSVSENGEYGMTAGLYSMVQYIGGAVGVSITSVIVYSRVPSPEALKTMTTSVPGFSHSFVFLAGLCVAGFLVSLAMRTEKSYRTARRKTNAPNA; this comes from the coding sequence ATGGAAGCAAAGGTCAAGCAAATCGACATCTCGTCTGTAATTTTTTTATTTCTAGGGATGTTCATCACCGTTTGGGCCAATACCTCCATAAAAATCATGCTGCCCGATATCATGACGGAGTATAGTGTTCAAATTAACTGGCTCTCTTGGGTAAATAATGCTTACTCGCTTCCATATGCCGTCTTGATGCCTTTTGCCGGCAAGATTGGCGATGTATTCGGGGCAAAAAGGTTTTTTCTTATCGGCATGTTGGTGCTAAGCATTGGTGCTGGATTGTGTGTGGTAGATTCTGCATTTTGGATGGTATTGGCAGGCCGGCTGATGCAGGGGATAGGGGCGGCCTTTGTCTACACTAACGGTTTAATTTTACTATTAGAAACTACGCCCGAACAGCGGCGAGGCAGTGTCCTCGGCTGGTGGTCTTCCTTTATCATGGCCGGGGCAGTGGCAGGGCCAGTATTTGCAGGATTTCTTTTAGAGGTAATCTCTTGGCATACGGTTTTTCTGGTGGTTTTGTTTTTGGCATTAGCTAATTTTGCGGGTGCTATTTTTAAGGTAAAAGAAAAAACTCACCTTTCTAGCAGCCGCAGTTTTGATTTTAGCGGAGCGGTTACCTTAATCAGTGGTATCAGTCTGCTGCTGCTGGCGCTGACGATGGGCCCCGACTGGGGCTGGTTTAATCCTTTCGTGATAGCGATGGATGTCAGCGGAATACTCTTGCTTTATATCTTTTATCTGGTGGAAAAAAATGTAGATTCGCCTATGGTGAGTTTACACCTGTTCCGCGAGAAACATTTTTCTGCAGCCATGGTCGCTGGATTTATCAATAATTTTACAGTGATCGGCACAATCTTTGTCATGCCCATCTTTTTGCAGCTAGTGCGTGGTTTTAGACCCAGTGAGGTGGCCTTGGTATTAGCGCCGGTGGCTTTTGCAGCTGCGGTGGTGGGACCCTTCGGGGGCTGGATTTCTGACCGACTGGGCTTCTTCCCGCCCATCGGGTTCGGTATGCTGTTGCGGGGGCTGTCATTTCTGATGTTAAGCTGGCTTAGCCCTGTCAGCGGTTTCATCTTTATGTTAATAACGCTTTTCATCAATGGTGTCGGACTTGGGTTCACCGCGTCACCTACATTAAATGCTGCTGTATCTGTATCGGAAAACGGTGAATACGGGATGACTGCCGGGTTGTACAGCATGGTGCAGTATATCGGCGGCGCGGTAGGCGTCAGCATCACCAGTGTCATCGTCTACAGCAGAGTCCCCTCACCCGAAGCGCTTAAAACAATGACAACTTCCGTGCCCGGCTTCAGCCATTCATTTGTCTTCCTGGCCGGATTATGTGTAGCAGGTTTTCTGGTTAGTTTGGCAATGCGTACCGAGAAATCATATAGAACTGCAAGGCGAAAAACCAACGCCCCCAACGCCTAA
- a CDS encoding MaoC family dehydratase produces MAKSVYELQLGDEASFSKTISESDVYLFAGITGDLNPMHVNREYVAKTFFKQPIVHGPLITGMVAPVLGMELPGLGTVLVELQTRYRAPVFFGDTVTASVKLVEKDEEKNRATFQCLWTNQNQQTVAEGKALVSPPKPPKE; encoded by the coding sequence ATGGCAAAATCCGTTTACGAACTGCAGCTAGGCGACGAGGCCAGTTTCTCAAAGACTATCAGCGAAAGCGACGTCTATCTGTTTGCCGGCATTACAGGTGATTTAAATCCGATGCACGTGAATAGGGAGTATGTGGCGAAAACCTTTTTCAAACAGCCAATAGTTCATGGTCCCTTAATTACCGGAATGGTGGCGCCGGTTTTAGGGATGGAGTTACCGGGCTTGGGTACTGTTTTGGTGGAGCTTCAGACCCGCTATCGTGCACCGGTATTTTTCGGGGATACAGTTACCGCCAGTGTTAAACTGGTTGAAAAAGACGAAGAAAAAAACCGGGCAACTTTCCAGTGTCTCTGGACTAACCAAAACCAACAGACCGTAGCCGAAGGAAAGGCGCTGGTGTCACCGCCAAAACCGCCGAAAGAATAA